From one Erythrobacter sp. HKB08 genomic stretch:
- a CDS encoding adenosine kinase produces MTEPRYDVIAIGNAVVDVIASCQDELIEELQLNRGGMTLIDEDRAKELYSAMPPSREVSGGSAANTLAGLSTLGLQCAFIGQVADDQLGEVFRHDMRATGIDFDTPAREGEPATGRVLIFVTPDGERTMNTFLGAGQYLPADALDEELIASGAILYLEGYLWDPEEPRRAMRRAIDVARNAGRKIAFTASESFVIDRHGDDFRSMIDDGVIDILFVNEHELATLTGLEDFDAGVEAVAPKVPVLVATRSEKGAIAVANGERAEVAAEPIDKVVDTTGAGDQFAAGFLSGHAKGESLQQCLKRGAIAAAEVISHYGPRPEVDLKALMAEKLG; encoded by the coding sequence GTGACCGAGCCCCGTTACGACGTAATCGCAATCGGCAATGCCGTGGTCGATGTCATCGCATCCTGCCAGGACGAGCTGATCGAAGAATTGCAGCTCAACCGCGGCGGGATGACGCTGATCGACGAGGACCGGGCGAAGGAACTCTATTCGGCCATGCCGCCCTCGCGCGAGGTTTCCGGCGGCTCGGCAGCGAATACGCTCGCGGGCCTGTCGACTCTCGGCCTGCAGTGTGCCTTTATCGGCCAGGTCGCCGACGACCAGCTCGGCGAAGTCTTCCGCCACGACATGCGCGCAACCGGCATCGATTTCGACACCCCCGCTCGCGAAGGCGAACCGGCGACCGGCCGCGTGCTGATCTTCGTCACCCCCGATGGCGAGCGCACGATGAATACCTTCCTCGGCGCGGGCCAGTACCTGCCGGCCGACGCGCTCGACGAGGAACTGATCGCCAGCGGCGCGATCCTCTATCTCGAAGGCTATCTGTGGGATCCGGAAGAGCCGCGCCGCGCGATGCGCCGGGCGATCGACGTTGCCCGCAACGCAGGCCGCAAGATCGCCTTCACCGCTTCGGAAAGCTTCGTGATCGACCGGCATGGCGACGATTTCCGTTCGATGATCGACGACGGCGTGATCGACATCCTGTTCGTCAACGAGCACGAGCTGGCGACGCTGACCGGCCTCGAGGATTTCGATGCGGGCGTCGAAGCCGTCGCGCCGAAGGTGCCGGTCCTCGTTGCGACCCGCAGCGAGAAGGGCGCCATCGCGGTTGCCAATGGCGAGCGCGCCGAAGTCGCCGCCGAGCCGATCGACAAGGTCGTCGACACGACCGGCGCGGGCGACCAGTTCGCAGCAGGCTTCCTGTCGGGCCACGCCAAGGGCGAAAGCCTCCAGCAGTGCCTCAAGCGCGGCGCGATCGCGGCGGCCGAAGTGATTTCGCACTACGGTCCGCGTCCGGAAGTCGATCTCAAGGCGCTGATGGCCGAAAAGCTCGGCTGA
- a CDS encoding EI24 domain-containing protein, with the protein MGRAVSQLSDPAILKVLVKSVAITLGILVALGIAAGTGVEALISAYRYDFGAEIGAIVAVLLTVVGGWLLFRVIALAVIQFFGDEIVKAVETKHYPDALASARTLTFREELVASLKATGRTIGFNLLAFVAAIPLIVTGVGPAIVFFLVNAWLLGRELQELAWTRHRHDPAAPAPIGRFERLALGATIAGLLVIPVVNLIAPVIGAATACHLVHRKKEAARAAPANAA; encoded by the coding sequence ATGGGTCGCGCCGTCAGCCAGCTGAGCGATCCTGCCATCCTCAAGGTCCTGGTGAAGAGCGTGGCGATCACGCTCGGTATCCTCGTGGCCTTGGGGATCGCTGCCGGCACCGGGGTGGAAGCGCTGATCAGTGCCTATCGCTATGATTTCGGGGCGGAAATCGGCGCCATCGTCGCCGTGCTGCTGACCGTGGTCGGCGGCTGGCTGCTGTTTCGCGTCATCGCGCTGGCGGTCATCCAGTTCTTCGGCGACGAGATCGTGAAGGCGGTCGAGACGAAGCACTATCCCGATGCCCTAGCCAGTGCGCGCACGCTGACCTTCCGCGAAGAGCTGGTTGCGAGCCTCAAGGCGACCGGGCGCACTATCGGCTTCAACCTGCTGGCGTTCGTCGCCGCTATCCCGCTGATCGTCACCGGCGTCGGGCCGGCCATCGTGTTCTTCCTCGTCAACGCCTGGCTGCTCGGGCGTGAGCTGCAGGAACTGGCCTGGACGCGCCACCGCCACGATCCGGCTGCGCCCGCCCCGATCGGGCGGTTCGAGCGGCTGGCGCTCGGCGCGACCATCGCCGGGCTGCTCGTCATCCCGGTCGTCAACCTCATCGCTCCCGTCATCGGGGCAGCGACCGCCTGTCATCTCGTCCATCGCAAGAAGGAGGCGGCACGCGCCGCACCCGCCAATGCTGCGTAG
- a CDS encoding iron-sulfur cluster assembly accessory protein, with translation MADKATLRERPAAVTLTPAAERRVADLMAQAPDDAIGVKLSTPRRGCSGLAYSVDYVTEEAGFDEKIETPGGVFYIDGASVLYLVGSTMDWVEDDFTAGFVFENPNAKGACGCGESFMV, from the coding sequence ATGGCCGACAAGGCGACCCTGCGCGAACGACCCGCCGCGGTCACCCTGACGCCCGCTGCCGAACGGCGCGTCGCCGACCTGATGGCACAGGCTCCCGACGATGCGATCGGCGTGAAGCTTTCGACCCCGCGCCGCGGATGCTCGGGCCTCGCCTACTCGGTCGACTACGTGACCGAGGAGGCCGGGTTCGACGAGAAGATTGAAACGCCCGGCGGCGTTTTCTACATCGACGGGGCGAGCGTGCTCTACCTCGTCGGCAGCACGATGGACTGGGTGGAAGACGACTTCACCGCCGGATTCGTGTTCGAAAACCCCAATGCGAAGGGAGCCTGTGGCTGCGGCGAAAGCTTTATGGTCTGA
- a CDS encoding SUF system Fe-S cluster assembly protein gives MSEGTKFTVEEVDNVEPPKRARVEDAVDDTPVETMSEKVERKRDYLEGFLQKKPESAAVGGPGGELQQAVIDALKEIYDPEIPVNIYDLGLIYGVEVDDEAGVIVTMTLTTPHCPVAESMPGEVELRAASVPGVRDAEVNLVWDPPWGPDKMTDEARLELGML, from the coding sequence ATGAGCGAAGGCACCAAGTTCACCGTCGAAGAGGTCGACAATGTCGAACCGCCCAAGCGTGCGCGGGTCGAGGACGCTGTCGATGATACACCGGTGGAAACCATGAGCGAAAAGGTCGAGCGCAAGCGCGACTACCTTGAAGGCTTCCTCCAGAAGAAGCCGGAAAGCGCAGCTGTCGGCGGCCCCGGCGGCGAACTGCAGCAGGCGGTGATCGACGCACTGAAGGAAATTTACGACCCGGAGATCCCGGTCAATATCTACGACCTCGGTCTGATCTACGGAGTCGAGGTCGACGACGAGGCTGGCGTGATCGTCACCATGACGCTCACCACGCCGCATTGCCCGGTTGCCGAGAGCATGCCGGGCGAAGTCGAACTGCGCGCCGCAAGCGTACCGGGCGTGCGCGATGCCGAGGTCAATCTCGTGTGGGATCCGCCGTGGGGCCCGGACAAGATGACCGACGAAGCGCGGCTCGAACTGGGGATGCTGTGA
- a CDS encoding cysteine desulfurase — protein sequence MKTREGKVWHYLDTAATAQKPLAVIEAMSRALGEDYATVHRGVYSRSAEMTLAYEAARRRTADFLGASSENEVVFVRGATEGINLVAASWGEANIGAGDRIMLSVLEHHSNIVPWQMLAERVGAEIDVCPLTGDGLIDLDWLEANLTDKHKLVALAHVSNVLGSVLGAKRAAKAAHAVGAKLLLDGCQSAPRMRLAMNELDCDFFVFSGHKLYGPTGIGALWAREELLDAMPPWQGGGSMIDKVTFAKTTYAPPPQRFEAGTPMITEAIALHAAIDYVDAIGMERLFEHESGLAAQTREALSRINSIRLLGPERSAGIVSFVMEGVHPHDLGTILDEENVAIRAGHHCAQPLMEHLGVPATARASFGLYSDESDIEALLRGIERTQRIFG from the coding sequence ATGAAGACCCGCGAAGGCAAGGTCTGGCATTATCTCGACACGGCCGCGACGGCGCAGAAGCCGCTAGCCGTGATCGAAGCGATGAGCCGCGCGCTGGGCGAGGATTACGCAACCGTCCACCGCGGGGTCTATTCGCGCTCGGCCGAGATGACGCTCGCCTACGAGGCCGCGCGGCGCCGCACTGCTGATTTCCTAGGTGCATCGAGCGAGAACGAAGTCGTCTTCGTGCGCGGTGCGACCGAGGGGATCAACCTCGTCGCTGCCAGCTGGGGCGAAGCGAACATCGGCGCGGGCGACCGCATCATGCTCTCCGTGCTGGAGCATCACTCGAACATCGTGCCCTGGCAGATGCTCGCCGAGCGCGTGGGCGCCGAAATCGACGTCTGCCCGCTTACCGGGGATGGGCTGATCGACCTCGACTGGCTCGAAGCGAACCTGACCGACAAGCATAAGCTGGTTGCGCTCGCGCATGTCTCGAACGTGCTCGGCTCGGTGCTGGGTGCGAAACGGGCGGCGAAGGCCGCGCACGCAGTCGGCGCGAAGCTGCTGCTCGACGGCTGCCAGAGCGCGCCGCGCATGCGTCTCGCCATGAACGAGCTCGACTGCGACTTCTTCGTTTTCTCCGGCCACAAGCTCTACGGCCCGACCGGGATCGGCGCGCTGTGGGCGCGCGAGGAACTGCTCGATGCCATGCCCCCGTGGCAGGGCGGCGGCTCGATGATCGACAAGGTCACTTTCGCGAAGACGACCTATGCTCCGCCGCCGCAGCGTTTCGAGGCGGGCACGCCAATGATCACCGAGGCGATCGCGCTGCATGCCGCCATCGATTATGTCGACGCGATCGGGATGGAGCGCCTGTTCGAGCACGAGAGCGGCCTTGCCGCCCAGACGCGCGAGGCGCTGTCGCGGATCAATTCGATCCGCCTGCTCGGGCCGGAAAGAAGCGCGGGGATCGTCTCCTTCGTGATGGAAGGGGTTCACCCGCACGATCTCGGCACCATATTGGACGAAGAGAATGTCGCGATCCGCGCCGGGCACCACTGCGCGCAGCCGCTGATGGAACATCTCGGCGTTCCCGCGACCGCCCGCGCGAGTTTCGGGCTCTATTCGGACGAAAGCGATATCGAGGCGCTGCTGCGCGGGATCGAACGTACCCAGAGGATTTTCGGATGA
- a CDS encoding SufD family Fe-S cluster assembly protein, which yields MPEAAVLPTRKDEAWRYADTAALESLGSGALDAWQEVTLAAGEEHRQALVVGSDKAELHRYRLTLGEGTRAEWHVVIAGNASCRVEVEVRLAKGAHFEFGGVTIGGGEAVREFVTHAVHAEPEATSNQVVRSVHWNRASGNFLGSIDVVRDAQKTDAAQDFKGLLLEKGASANAVPQLEIFADDVKCAHGATVGQLDEMARYYMAARGIPPQAAKALLVRAFIADALVSLEDEAERERLLEAALASLEDASL from the coding sequence ATGCCTGAGGCAGCGGTCCTTCCAACGCGCAAGGACGAGGCCTGGCGCTATGCCGATACGGCAGCGCTCGAAAGCCTCGGCAGCGGCGCGCTCGACGCATGGCAGGAGGTCACGCTGGCTGCGGGCGAGGAGCACCGGCAGGCGCTCGTCGTCGGCTCCGATAAGGCCGAGCTGCATCGCTACCGGCTGACGCTGGGCGAAGGCACGCGGGCCGAATGGCATGTCGTCATCGCGGGTAATGCGTCCTGCCGTGTCGAAGTCGAGGTGCGGCTCGCCAAGGGCGCGCATTTCGAATTCGGCGGCGTCACCATCGGCGGCGGCGAGGCGGTGCGCGAATTCGTCACCCACGCCGTCCATGCCGAACCCGAGGCGACCAGCAACCAGGTCGTGCGCTCCGTCCACTGGAACCGTGCGAGCGGCAATTTCCTCGGCTCGATCGATGTCGTGCGCGATGCGCAGAAGACCGACGCCGCGCAGGACTTCAAGGGCCTGCTGCTCGAAAAGGGGGCGAGCGCGAATGCCGTGCCGCAGCTCGAAATTTTCGCCGACGACGTGAAATGCGCGCATGGCGCAACGGTCGGCCAGCTCGACGAAATGGCGCGCTATTACATGGCCGCGCGCGGTATCCCGCCGCAGGCCGCCAAGGCGCTGCTGGTGCGGGCGTTCATCGCCGATGCGCTGGTCTCGCTCGAGGACGAGGCTGAGCGCGAGCGCCTGCTCGAAGCCGCGCTGGCGAGCCTGGAGGATGCTTCGCTGTGA
- the sufC gene encoding Fe-S cluster assembly ATPase SufC produces the protein MLKIDNLTAEIDGKTILNGLTLEVKAGEVHAIMGPNGAGKSTLAYVLGGRPGYEVTGGSVEFMGQDLLDLEPHERAAAGLFLGFQYPVEIPGVSNVQFLREALNSQRKARGEEPLSGGEFLKLAKEKAELLKLDMEMLKRNVNVGFSGGEKKRAEMVQMGILDPRFAVLDETDSGLDIDALRVVGEGINAIMRAPDKGVLLITHYQRLLDVVKPDRVSVLAAGRIIQTGGPELALRLENEGYDAVMADA, from the coding sequence ATGCTAAAGATTGACAACCTCACCGCCGAAATCGACGGCAAGACGATCCTCAACGGCCTCACGCTCGAAGTGAAGGCGGGCGAGGTTCATGCGATCATGGGCCCGAACGGTGCGGGCAAGTCGACGCTGGCCTATGTGCTCGGCGGCCGGCCGGGTTACGAAGTGACCGGCGGCTCGGTCGAGTTCATGGGGCAGGATTTGCTCGATCTCGAACCGCACGAACGCGCCGCTGCAGGCCTGTTCCTCGGTTTCCAGTACCCAGTCGAAATCCCGGGCGTCTCCAACGTACAGTTCCTGCGCGAAGCGCTCAATTCGCAGCGCAAGGCGCGCGGGGAAGAACCGCTTTCGGGCGGCGAGTTCCTCAAGCTCGCGAAGGAAAAGGCCGAGCTGCTCAAGCTCGACATGGAAATGCTCAAGCGTAACGTGAACGTCGGCTTTTCGGGCGGCGAGAAGAAGCGCGCCGAGATGGTCCAGATGGGTATCCTCGATCCCAGGTTCGCCGTGCTCGACGAGACCGATTCCGGCCTCGACATCGATGCACTGCGCGTGGTGGGCGAGGGGATCAATGCGATCATGCGCGCGCCTGACAAGGGCGTGCTGCTCATCACCCACTACCAGCGCCTGCTCGACGTGGTGAAGCCCGACCGGGTGAGCGTGCTCGCCGCCGGGCGGATCATCCAGACGGGCGGTCCGGAACTCGCGCTGCGGCTCGAGAACGAAGGCTACGATGCGGTGATGGCCGATGCCTGA
- a CDS encoding endonuclease domain-containing protein, whose product MTNRKTLGLRDPSETADTAPHLKKKGRGWEISDKRLDALHEQAREMRRFPTEAHTALAERFSKADLGRYTFKRFAVVGSAIVDFNCHNLGLALAIDEEGQNEALAKRRDKSLEAVGIRVMRIPAKDILENIDEVLQRLTIVMRERIAHKREARREHQRQSAPRQRHSRNDHAKD is encoded by the coding sequence ATGACCAACCGCAAGACCCTCGGACTACGCGATCCCTCGGAAACCGCCGACACCGCGCCCCATCTCAAGAAGAAGGGCCGGGGCTGGGAGATTTCCGACAAGCGGCTCGATGCGCTGCACGAGCAGGCGCGCGAGATGCGCCGTTTCCCGACCGAGGCCCATACCGCGCTGGCGGAGCGTTTCTCCAAGGCCGACCTCGGGCGCTATACGTTCAAGCGCTTTGCGGTGGTCGGCTCGGCCATCGTCGACTTCAATTGCCACAACCTCGGCCTCGCGCTCGCGATCGACGAGGAAGGGCAGAACGAAGCGCTCGCCAAGCGCCGCGACAAGAGCCTCGAAGCCGTCGGCATCCGCGTGATGCGCATTCCGGCGAAGGACATTCTCGAGAACATCGACGAGGTGCTCCAGCGCCTCACCATCGTCATGCGCGAACGCATCGCTCACAAGCGCGAAGCCCGCCGCGAACACCAGCGCCAGAGCGCCCCGCGCCAGCGCCACAGCAGGAACGACCATGCTAAAGATTGA
- the sufB gene encoding Fe-S cluster assembly protein SufB produces MSEDVDLQDRPEMDREAKEAAAKAAEYEHGWSSEIETEFAEKGLNEDTVRFISAKKGEPEWMLDWRLKAFRLWQDMEEPDWAKLGYPKIDYQDAYYYAAPKKKPQLESLDELDPEIKEVYDKLGIPVAEQEVLAGVKGARKVAVDAVFDSVSVATTFREELKKAGVIFLSISEAIKEYPELVKKWLGRVVPQRDNYFATLNSAVFSDGTFVYVPEGVRCPMELSTYFRINAENTGQFERTLIVAEKGSYVSYLEGCTAPMRDENQLHAAVVELVAMEDAEIKYSTVQNWYPGDATGKGGIYNFVTKRGLCQGDRSKISWTQVETGSAVTWKYPSCVLNGEDSVGEFYSVAVTNNYQQADTGTKMIHNGRGSRSTIISKGISAGKSNNTYRGLVRVGPNADGVRNFTQCDSLLLGSECGAHTVPYIEVKNPSAQIEHEATTSKISDDQLFYAMQRGLDEEEAVALIVNGFAKDVLKELPMEFAVEAQKLLAISLEGSVG; encoded by the coding sequence ATGAGCGAAGACGTCGACCTGCAGGATCGACCCGAGATGGACCGCGAGGCGAAGGAGGCTGCCGCCAAGGCTGCCGAATATGAACACGGCTGGTCGAGCGAGATCGAGACCGAGTTCGCCGAAAAGGGCCTCAACGAAGATACCGTCCGGTTCATTTCCGCTAAGAAGGGCGAGCCGGAATGGATGCTCGACTGGCGCCTGAAGGCCTTCCGCCTGTGGCAGGACATGGAAGAGCCGGACTGGGCCAAGCTCGGCTATCCCAAGATCGATTACCAGGACGCCTATTATTACGCGGCGCCCAAGAAGAAGCCGCAGCTGGAATCGCTCGACGAGCTCGATCCCGAAATCAAGGAAGTCTACGACAAGCTCGGCATTCCCGTGGCGGAGCAGGAAGTGCTCGCCGGGGTGAAGGGCGCGCGCAAGGTCGCGGTCGATGCGGTGTTCGATTCGGTCAGTGTCGCGACCACCTTCCGCGAAGAGCTGAAGAAGGCGGGCGTCATCTTCCTGTCGATCTCAGAAGCGATCAAGGAATACCCCGAGCTGGTGAAGAAGTGGCTCGGCCGCGTCGTGCCGCAGCGCGACAACTATTTCGCGACGCTCAACAGCGCGGTCTTCTCCGACGGGACCTTCGTCTACGTGCCGGAAGGCGTGCGTTGCCCGATGGAGCTCAGCACCTATTTCCGCATCAATGCCGAAAACACCGGCCAGTTCGAGCGCACGCTGATCGTTGCCGAGAAGGGCAGCTACGTCAGCTACCTCGAAGGCTGCACCGCGCCGATGCGCGACGAGAACCAGCTGCACGCGGCAGTGGTCGAATTGGTCGCGATGGAAGATGCGGAAATCAAGTACTCGACCGTCCAGAACTGGTACCCCGGCGATGCGACAGGCAAGGGCGGGATCTACAATTTCGTGACCAAGCGCGGGCTGTGCCAGGGCGACCGGTCCAAGATCAGCTGGACGCAGGTCGAAACCGGCAGCGCGGTCACGTGGAAGTACCCCTCCTGCGTGCTCAACGGCGAAGACAGCGTGGGCGAGTTCTACTCGGTCGCGGTGACCAACAATTACCAGCAGGCCGATACCGGCACGAAGATGATCCACAACGGTCGTGGCAGCCGCTCGACCATCATCTCCAAGGGTATCTCGGCGGGCAAGTCGAACAACACCTACCGCGGCCTCGTCCGCGTCGGGCCGAATGCCGACGGCGTGCGCAATTTCACCCAGTGCGACAGCCTGCTGCTCGGCTCGGAATGCGGCGCGCACACCGTGCCCTATATCGAGGTGAAGAACCCCAGCGCCCAGATCGAGCATGAGGCGACCACGTCGAAAATCTCCGACGACCAGCTGTTCTACGCCATGCAGCGCGGTCTGGACGAGGAGGAGGCCGTGGCACTGATCGTCAACGGCTTCGCCAAGGACGTGCTGAAGGAGCTGCCGATGGAATTCGCCGTCGAAGCGCAGAAGCTGCTGGCGATCAGCCTCGAAGGGAGTGTGGGTTGA
- a CDS encoding SUF system Fe-S cluster assembly regulator, whose translation MRLSNLADYAVVTMTQAARHCGGGRVSASELAAETGLPAPTVQKLVSKLTAAGLLRSVRGAKGGLQLARPAAAISVADIVEAVEGPIALTACIDGTDCAVDHNCAVKPHWPVVNEALRGALADIPLTQLAAQKEVA comes from the coding sequence ATGCGCCTGTCGAACCTTGCCGATTATGCCGTGGTCACCATGACCCAGGCGGCCCGCCATTGCGGCGGGGGCAGGGTCAGTGCGTCCGAGCTTGCGGCCGAAACCGGCCTGCCTGCACCGACCGTGCAGAAGCTGGTGAGCAAGCTTACCGCGGCCGGCCTCTTGCGCTCGGTGCGCGGGGCGAAGGGCGGCTTGCAGCTCGCCCGTCCGGCGGCGGCGATTTCCGTGGCTGACATCGTCGAGGCCGTCGAAGGGCCGATTGCCCTTACCGCCTGCATCGACGGCACAGATTGTGCGGTCGACCATAATTGCGCGGTCAAACCCCATTGGCCGGTAGTGAACGAGGCGCTGCGCGGCGCGCTGGCGGATATCCCGCTGACGCAGCTTGCGGCGCAGAAGGAAGTGGCATGA
- a CDS encoding helix-turn-helix domain-containing protein, translating into MSPRFSLTYYDPPERLARHVLAYFHFIWEDEIIEDRHPGALGQLVMFPRGAGEMQFPTGTDPVRGDAYVFCGFTTAVPFRISGPWHVYGASLSPLGWAALTDTPAPEFLDRIKPAETLLGPDISSFSHDLNTAYRAGEIDGKEACDRLSDWIEPRLRALPPRHEKLIETTLRWIAKSLYPDVDDLFANLAYSRRQAERLVERYFGFPPASLARKFRAVRASALLAKEDLTDEEEAQIAEAFYDQPHMVREIRRFCGYTPSRLGGPSDPILQVLLQLKNFNPLRHFTD; encoded by the coding sequence ATGTCACCCCGTTTTTCTCTCACCTACTACGATCCGCCCGAACGCCTTGCGCGCCACGTCCTCGCCTACTTCCATTTCATCTGGGAGGACGAGATCATCGAGGACCGGCATCCCGGCGCGCTGGGGCAGCTCGTCATGTTCCCGCGCGGTGCAGGCGAAATGCAGTTCCCTACCGGGACCGACCCGGTCAGGGGCGATGCCTATGTGTTTTGCGGCTTCACCACCGCCGTTCCGTTCCGGATCAGCGGCCCGTGGCACGTCTATGGCGCATCGCTCTCGCCTCTCGGCTGGGCAGCATTGACCGATACGCCTGCGCCTGAATTCCTCGACCGGATCAAGCCTGCCGAGACATTGCTCGGACCCGATATCAGCTCTTTCTCCCACGACCTCAACACCGCCTACCGTGCCGGGGAAATCGATGGGAAGGAAGCATGCGACAGGCTGTCCGACTGGATCGAGCCGCGCCTGCGCGCCCTGCCTCCGCGCCATGAGAAGCTGATCGAAACCACCCTGCGCTGGATTGCAAAGTCGCTTTATCCCGACGTCGATGATCTTTTCGCGAACCTCGCTTACTCGCGCCGCCAGGCCGAGCGTCTGGTGGAACGCTATTTCGGCTTCCCGCCCGCTTCGCTCGCGCGCAAGTTCCGCGCGGTCCGGGCATCGGCGCTGCTGGCGAAAGAGGACCTGACCGACGAGGAGGAAGCGCAGATCGCGGAAGCCTTCTACGACCAGCCGCACATGGTTCGCGAGATCCGCCGGTTCTGCGGCTATACACCCTCGCGCCTCGGCGGTCCGTCGGACCCGATCCTGCAAGTCCTCCTGCAACTCAAGAACTTCAACCCGCTGCGCCATTTTACGGACTGA
- a CDS encoding helix-turn-helix domain-containing protein, protein MMEPRFRFEFIPAPEDLAPYVNTLFVFSTDEERLDDILPAYSAQLISFGTGAARMQFAEDRIGESSPAFVVAPMQEAAPFSIAGPARACGISLTSLGWASFAHLPVDDAGHQVHHIKDLIGDEVAQSLASIGNAYAAGECTPQEAGEALASFLRDNLLPPSDRERQFIEKTVAWLSSSFNPPIDALIAATGDTERNVQRLCKKFFGKPPASLVKRYRAMRAATILSQPNVPSEIRDEAINAFFDQAHMVRDIRRFTGRTPTGLGGEGFTVTSDTLGPEGYGVVDLFGGAGIATDPDSS, encoded by the coding sequence ATGATGGAGCCGCGTTTTCGCTTCGAATTCATCCCAGCCCCTGAAGACCTCGCTCCCTATGTGAACACGCTTTTCGTGTTCTCGACGGACGAGGAGCGGCTGGATGACATCCTGCCGGCCTATTCGGCGCAGCTGATCTCTTTCGGGACCGGCGCCGCGAGGATGCAATTCGCCGAAGACCGCATTGGCGAGTCCAGCCCCGCATTCGTCGTCGCTCCGATGCAGGAAGCCGCGCCCTTCTCCATCGCCGGGCCTGCGCGGGCCTGCGGTATCTCGCTCACGTCTCTCGGCTGGGCGTCTTTCGCCCACCTGCCGGTCGATGACGCGGGGCACCAGGTTCACCACATAAAGGACCTCATCGGTGACGAGGTGGCGCAAAGCCTGGCCTCGATCGGGAATGCCTATGCGGCCGGCGAATGCACGCCGCAGGAAGCGGGCGAGGCGCTTGCGTCCTTCCTGCGCGACAATCTCCTGCCGCCATCGGACAGGGAACGGCAATTCATCGAGAAAACCGTCGCGTGGCTTTCCTCGAGCTTCAATCCGCCGATCGATGCGCTCATCGCGGCGACCGGCGATACCGAGCGAAACGTCCAGCGCCTGTGCAAGAAGTTCTTCGGCAAGCCGCCCGCGAGCCTCGTGAAGCGCTACCGGGCGATGCGCGCCGCGACCATCCTGTCGCAGCCGAACGTTCCGTCCGAAATCCGTGACGAGGCGATCAATGCTTTCTTCGACCAGGCGCACATGGTGCGCGACATCCGCCGCTTTACCGGCCGCACGCCGACCGGGCTCGGCGGCGAGGGCTTCACTGTCACGAGCGACACGCTCGGTCCGGAAGGTTATGGCGTGGTCGACCTGTTCGGGGGCGCCGGAATTGCGACGGACCCGGACAGCAGTTAA